A genomic segment from Alistipes senegalensis JC50 encodes:
- the rfbA gene encoding glucose-1-phosphate thymidylyltransferase RfbA, whose product MKGIVLAGGSGTRLYPITKGVSKQLLPIYDKPMVYYPLSALMLAGIRDILVISTPADLPAFRRLLGDGSDYGVRLSYAEQPSPDGLAQAFLIGEEFIGDDSVCLVLGDNIFHGAGFTGMLREAVRSAEEQNRATIFGYRVEDPERYGVAEFDAAGNCLSIEEKPAHPKSDYAVVGLYFYPNKVVRVAKSIRPSARGELEITSVNQAFLAAGELKVQPLQRGFAWLDTGTHDSLAEASIFVEVIEKRQGLKIACLEGIAYRNGWITAGKVRELAAPMLKNQYGQYLLKLIDEHR is encoded by the coding sequence ATGAAAGGCATTGTCTTGGCGGGAGGCTCGGGAACGCGCCTCTATCCGATAACCAAGGGTGTCAGCAAACAGCTGCTCCCGATCTACGATAAACCGATGGTTTATTACCCGCTGTCGGCGCTGATGCTCGCCGGCATCCGCGACATACTCGTCATCTCGACACCGGCCGACCTGCCGGCCTTCCGCCGCCTGCTGGGCGACGGCTCGGACTACGGCGTGCGCCTCTCCTATGCCGAACAGCCCTCGCCCGACGGACTGGCGCAGGCATTCCTGATCGGCGAGGAGTTCATCGGCGACGATTCGGTATGTCTGGTGCTGGGCGACAACATCTTCCACGGGGCGGGCTTCACGGGGATGCTCCGCGAAGCGGTCCGCAGCGCCGAGGAGCAGAACCGGGCGACCATCTTCGGCTACCGCGTCGAGGACCCCGAGCGTTACGGCGTGGCGGAGTTCGACGCGGCGGGCAACTGCCTCTCGATCGAGGAGAAACCCGCGCATCCGAAATCCGACTATGCCGTCGTGGGGCTCTACTTCTACCCCAACAAGGTGGTCCGGGTGGCCAAGTCGATCAGGCCCTCGGCACGCGGCGAACTGGAGATCACCTCGGTGAACCAGGCGTTCCTTGCCGCTGGGGAGCTGAAGGTGCAGCCCCTCCAGCGGGGTTTCGCATGGCTCGACACGGGCACGCACGATTCGCTGGCCGAGGCTTCGATCTTCGTGGAGGTGATCGAAAAGCGGCAGGGGCTCAAAATCGCCTGTCTCGAAGGCATCGCCTACCGCAACGGCTGGATCACGGCCGGGAAGGTCCGCGAGCTGGCTGCGCCGATGCTCAAAAACCAGTACGGGCAATACCTGCTCAAACTTATCGACGAACACCGATGA
- a CDS encoding CatB-related O-acetyltransferase, with amino-acid sequence MKNKIYPREGDRQTVYLKEVVSDPNIEVGEWTIYNDFAADPVGFERNNVLYHYPVNGDRLVIGKFCSLACGARFLFNSANHTLGSLSTYPFPIFWGEEWGIDKSEVASAWDNRGDIVVGNDVWIGYEAVVMAGVTIGDGAIVASRAVVTRDVPPYAIVGGVPAKVIKYRFDQATVERLLTIKWWEWPAERIRRALPLIRGGKAEELALFAENEVDSQDQA; translated from the coding sequence ATGAAAAATAAGATATATCCCCGCGAGGGGGACCGGCAGACGGTCTATCTGAAAGAGGTCGTCAGCGACCCGAATATCGAGGTGGGGGAGTGGACGATCTACAACGATTTCGCGGCTGATCCCGTCGGTTTCGAACGCAACAACGTGTTGTACCACTATCCGGTGAACGGCGACCGGCTGGTCATCGGGAAATTCTGCTCGCTGGCCTGCGGCGCGCGGTTCCTGTTCAACAGCGCCAACCACACGCTCGGATCGCTGTCCACCTATCCGTTCCCGATCTTCTGGGGCGAGGAGTGGGGCATCGACAAATCGGAGGTGGCCTCGGCGTGGGACAACCGGGGCGACATCGTTGTCGGCAATGACGTGTGGATCGGTTACGAAGCGGTTGTGATGGCGGGCGTCACGATCGGTGACGGGGCGATCGTCGCCTCTCGGGCCGTCGTGACGCGCGACGTGCCGCCCTATGCCATCGTCGGCGGCGTTCCGGCCAAGGTCATCAAATACCGCTTCGATCAGGCGACGGTGGAACGCCTGCTTACGATAAAATGGTGGGAGTGGCCCGCGGAGAGGATTCGCCGGGCCCTGCCGCTGATCCGCGGCGGGAAGGCCGAAGAGCTGGCGCTATTTGCGGAAAATGAAGTAGACAGCCAGGATCAGGCATAG
- the rfbC gene encoding dTDP-4-dehydrorhamnose 3,5-epimerase: MKIYRTDIEGVLILEPEVFGDARGYFFESFSRRRFEEAAGAVDFVQDNESKSCYGVIRGLHFQRGEAAQAKLVRVVSGTVLDVAVDIRRGSPTFGHHVAAELSGENRRQLFIPRGFAHGFAVLSGEAVFQYKCDNYYDPASEGGIAWDDPALGIDWRLPADAVVLSEKDRRRQTLAEAEELFEYRKP, encoded by the coding sequence ATGAAAATATACCGAACCGACATCGAAGGGGTGCTGATCCTCGAACCCGAGGTGTTCGGCGACGCCCGGGGCTATTTCTTCGAGAGCTTCTCCCGGCGGCGTTTCGAGGAGGCCGCAGGCGCGGTGGACTTCGTGCAGGACAACGAGTCGAAATCGTGTTACGGCGTCATCCGGGGGCTTCATTTCCAGCGCGGAGAAGCCGCGCAGGCCAAATTGGTGCGTGTGGTCTCGGGCACGGTGCTCGACGTGGCGGTGGACATCCGCCGCGGGTCGCCCACCTTCGGACACCACGTCGCGGCGGAGCTCTCGGGCGAAAACCGCCGCCAGCTCTTCATCCCCCGCGGATTCGCACACGGATTCGCCGTGCTGAGCGGCGAGGCCGTGTTCCAGTACAAATGCGACAATTACTACGACCCTGCGAGCGAGGGCGGCATCGCGTGGGACGACCCTGCGCTGGGCATCGACTGGCGGCTTCCGGCCGACGCCGTCGTCCTCTCGGAGAAGGACCGCCGCCGTCAGACGCTGGCCGAGGCCGAAGAACTGTTTGAATACCGAAAACCATGA
- a CDS encoding DMT family protein, with product MFKGIATILLLVVSNAFMTLAWYGHIAFKSRLERFGLLAIVLLSWGIALFEYCFQVPANRIGSAEFGGPFSIWELKVIQEVVSLSVFTVFALVFMKSDTLRWNHLAGFLCLILAVYFIFRK from the coding sequence ATGTTCAAGGGAATCGCCACCATTCTGCTGCTCGTCGTCTCCAACGCTTTCATGACGCTGGCGTGGTACGGGCATATCGCCTTCAAATCCAGACTCGAACGCTTCGGGCTTCTCGCCATCGTCCTGCTGAGCTGGGGCATCGCGCTGTTCGAATACTGTTTCCAGGTCCCGGCCAACCGCATCGGAAGCGCCGAATTCGGGGGCCCGTTCTCGATTTGGGAGCTGAAAGTCATTCAGGAGGTCGTGTCGCTCTCGGTGTTCACCGTCTTCGCGCTGGTTTTCATGAAATCCGACACTCTGCGCTGGAACCACCTCGCAGGATTCCTATGCCTGATCCTGGCTGTCTACTTCATTTTCCGCAAATAG
- a CDS encoding DUF5686 and carboxypeptidase-like regulatory domain-containing protein codes for MTQRTINMFLLGILWAAGASAQTTRVRGRVTDAADGKPLQFVSVVFPGTTTGITTDEQGIYALETRDTVSRVQASMVGYATQTLPVTPGTFNHVDFALEAVEFGIGQVVITPGENPAHPILDGVIRNKPQNDPDRYDTYSCRTYTKMELDLTNIRPQFRNKRLQRNFGFVFDYVDTSALTGQAYLPAMISESTAELHRSSRPEFKREVILASRVSGVEDSFAVAQFTGGMHGDVNFYDNFIDIFNERFASPLADGGRSFYNYFLVDSVMHEGRKTYKIRFHPKRHTIPVLDGEVNIDSATYALQSASARMPKGVNVNWIRHLMLENENRRTDGGRWFRSRDRVSAEFSVSTADSSKLTSFIGTREVAYSDVRIGEPIPDEILRMDNNVVVCDDRPGQHDEAYWERIRPYALSEKEKGIYSMVDSVQNVPLYRNIYTFVNTVIVGYWNTKYIGIGPYYKLASFNKLEGFRMQLGGRTTTNVSRTVRVGGYVAYGTRDEDVKGGGSVELAFNRRLTRKLTLSARHDVMQLGAGQNALTESNILSSILSRGDQRLSMVNRGEAVYEHEWRHGVSAFAGARMQRIFANRYVPMLRPDGTPVNSVSDVAASIGLRLSKNETVYRMPFDKQYLGSTYPVLTLGFTAGIRDALSGSPEYYRLDAGIRYRPELPPVGYSDITVQGGRIFGKVPYLLLKLHEGNGTYFYDPYAFSCMNFYEFASDTWVSWFWEHHFNGILLGRLPLIKKLKWREVLVCKGVWGTLSRENNGSLAGTEADLLFPVGMTSVSDPYVEMGFGVENIFRLFRVDCIWRLTHRDPTPGQETQNFAVNLSLRLKF; via the coding sequence ATGACGCAAAGGACGATCAACATGTTTCTGCTCGGAATCCTCTGGGCGGCAGGAGCTTCGGCACAGACCACACGTGTCCGCGGACGGGTGACCGACGCCGCCGACGGAAAGCCCCTGCAATTCGTCAGCGTCGTATTCCCCGGCACCACGACGGGCATCACCACCGACGAGCAGGGCATCTACGCCCTCGAAACCCGCGACACGGTGAGCCGCGTGCAAGCCTCGATGGTCGGCTACGCCACGCAAACCCTCCCGGTGACGCCCGGGACGTTCAACCACGTGGATTTCGCCCTCGAAGCCGTGGAGTTCGGCATCGGGCAGGTGGTCATCACCCCCGGCGAGAACCCCGCGCACCCGATCCTCGACGGCGTGATCCGCAACAAGCCGCAGAACGACCCCGACCGCTACGACACGTACAGCTGCCGCACCTATACCAAGATGGAACTCGACCTGACCAACATCAGGCCGCAGTTCCGGAACAAGCGCCTGCAACGCAACTTCGGGTTCGTGTTCGACTATGTGGACACCTCGGCGCTCACGGGGCAGGCTTACCTTCCGGCGATGATCTCCGAATCGACGGCCGAGCTCCACCGCAGCAGCCGTCCGGAGTTCAAGCGCGAGGTGATCCTCGCCAGCCGCGTTTCGGGCGTCGAGGACAGTTTCGCCGTGGCGCAGTTCACGGGCGGGATGCACGGCGACGTGAATTTCTACGACAACTTCATCGACATCTTCAACGAGCGTTTCGCCAGTCCTCTGGCCGACGGGGGCCGCTCGTTCTACAACTATTTCCTCGTGGACAGCGTGATGCACGAGGGCCGCAAGACCTACAAAATCCGCTTCCATCCCAAGCGTCACACGATCCCGGTGCTCGACGGCGAGGTCAATATCGACTCGGCAACCTACGCCCTGCAATCGGCATCGGCACGCATGCCCAAAGGGGTCAACGTCAACTGGATCAGGCACCTGATGCTCGAAAACGAGAACCGGCGGACCGACGGCGGCCGCTGGTTCCGCAGCCGCGACCGCGTGTCGGCGGAGTTCTCTGTCTCGACGGCCGACTCGTCGAAGCTCACGTCGTTCATCGGCACGCGCGAGGTGGCGTACAGCGACGTGCGGATCGGCGAACCGATTCCCGACGAAATCCTGCGCATGGACAACAACGTCGTAGTCTGCGACGACCGGCCCGGGCAGCACGACGAAGCCTACTGGGAGCGCATACGCCCCTACGCGCTGAGCGAAAAGGAGAAGGGCATCTATTCGATGGTCGATTCGGTGCAGAACGTGCCCCTCTATCGCAACATCTACACCTTCGTCAACACCGTCATCGTCGGCTACTGGAACACGAAATACATCGGCATAGGCCCCTACTACAAACTCGCCAGCTTCAACAAACTCGAAGGCTTCCGCATGCAGCTGGGAGGGCGCACGACCACCAACGTCAGCCGCACGGTGCGCGTCGGGGGCTACGTGGCCTACGGCACGCGCGACGAAGACGTGAAGGGCGGCGGAAGCGTCGAACTGGCCTTCAACCGACGGCTGACGCGCAAGCTGACCCTCTCGGCCCGGCACGACGTGATGCAGCTGGGCGCCGGACAGAACGCCCTGACCGAAAGCAACATACTCTCGTCGATCCTCTCGCGCGGCGACCAGCGGCTCTCGATGGTCAACCGCGGCGAAGCGGTCTACGAGCACGAATGGCGCCACGGCGTGAGTGCGTTCGCGGGGGCGCGCATGCAGCGCATCTTCGCCAACCGTTATGTCCCGATGCTGAGGCCCGACGGCACGCCGGTCAACTCCGTATCGGATGTCGCGGCGAGCATCGGACTGCGCCTTTCGAAGAACGAGACGGTCTACCGCATGCCTTTCGACAAGCAGTACCTGGGATCGACCTACCCAGTCCTCACGCTCGGATTCACGGCCGGGATACGCGACGCCCTCTCCGGCAGTCCCGAATACTACCGTCTCGACGCCGGCATCCGCTACCGCCCCGAACTGCCGCCCGTGGGCTATTCGGACATCACAGTGCAGGGCGGCCGCATCTTCGGCAAGGTTCCCTACCTGCTGCTCAAACTCCACGAGGGCAACGGCACCTATTTCTACGATCCCTACGCCTTTTCGTGCATGAATTTTTACGAATTCGCCTCCGATACCTGGGTGTCGTGGTTCTGGGAGCACCACTTCAACGGCATCCTGCTGGGGCGCCTGCCGCTCATCAAAAAGCTCAAATGGCGCGAGGTGCTGGTCTGCAAAGGAGTCTGGGGCACGCTGTCGAGAGAAAACAACGGCTCGCTGGCCGGAACCGAAGCCGACCTGCTGTTCCCCGTGGGCATGACCTCGGTGTCGGACCCCTATGTGGAGATGGGATTCGGCGTGGAGAACATCTTCAGGCTTTTCCGCGTGGACTGCATCTGGAGGCTCACCCACCGCGACCCCACGCCCGGGCAGGAGACGCAGAATTTCGCCGTCAACCTCAGCCTGCGGCTCAAATTCTGA
- a CDS encoding HAD family hydrolase, producing the protein MKKAALFDMDGTLVDNSPVHVRAFEIFCARYGVTDWKEKLADSFGMGNDDIMRAVMPEEIIREKGLAALADEKEAIYREIYAPDIHPVEGLVELLERLRAAGVRCAVGSSGCKANVDFVLEKCAIGPYFDAKISGDMVTRCKPDPEIYLTAAAALGVAPADCVIFEDAKAGLEAARRAGAGRIVALTTTLPRTVLERETPADMIVNNFAELTDLGALLA; encoded by the coding sequence ATGAAAAAAGCAGCCTTGTTCGACATGGACGGTACCCTGGTGGACAACTCCCCGGTGCATGTCCGTGCCTTTGAGATATTCTGCGCCCGTTACGGCGTGACCGACTGGAAAGAGAAACTCGCCGACAGCTTCGGCATGGGCAACGACGACATCATGCGCGCCGTCATGCCCGAAGAGATCATCCGCGAAAAGGGCCTCGCGGCGCTGGCCGACGAGAAGGAGGCCATCTACCGCGAAATCTACGCCCCCGACATCCACCCCGTGGAAGGGCTCGTCGAACTGCTCGAACGGCTCCGCGCCGCGGGCGTCCGCTGCGCCGTGGGTTCGTCGGGATGCAAGGCCAACGTCGATTTCGTGCTCGAAAAGTGCGCCATAGGCCCTTACTTCGACGCGAAGATCTCGGGCGACATGGTCACGCGCTGCAAACCCGATCCGGAAATCTACCTCACGGCTGCCGCCGCGCTGGGCGTCGCACCCGCCGACTGCGTGATCTTCGAGGATGCCAAAGCGGGGCTGGAAGCCGCCCGCCGGGCCGGAGCGGGCCGCATCGTGGCCCTCACGACCACCCTGCCGCGTACGGTGCTGGAGCGCGAAACCCCGGCCGACATGATCGTCAACAATTTCGCCGAGCTGACCGACCTCGGCGCCCTGCTGGCTTAG
- the ybaK gene encoding Cys-tRNA(Pro) deacylase: MAHGRIEKTNAARLLDRAKIAYELIPYRVDEEHLAATHVAEQLGEDIACVFKTLVLKGDRTGYFVCVVPGDHEVDLKAAAKVSGNKKVDLIPMKELLPVTGYIRGGCSPIGMKKAFPTYIHASASEHPFIYISAGVRGLQLKLAPADLAAYVRATFAEISRPA, from the coding sequence ATGGCACACGGGAGAATCGAGAAGACAAATGCCGCGCGGCTGCTCGACCGCGCGAAGATCGCCTACGAACTGATACCTTACCGGGTGGACGAGGAGCATCTCGCCGCCACGCACGTCGCCGAACAGCTGGGCGAGGATATCGCCTGCGTCTTCAAGACCCTCGTGCTGAAAGGCGACCGCACGGGTTATTTCGTCTGCGTCGTGCCGGGCGACCACGAGGTCGATCTGAAAGCCGCGGCGAAGGTCTCGGGCAACAAGAAGGTCGATCTGATTCCGATGAAGGAGCTGCTGCCAGTGACGGGGTATATCCGCGGGGGCTGTTCGCCGATCGGCATGAAGAAAGCCTTTCCGACCTACATCCACGCATCGGCTTCCGAACACCCCTTTATTTATATCAGCGCCGGGGTCCGCGGCTTGCAGCTCAAACTCGCTCCCGCCGACCTGGCGGCCTACGTGCGGGCGACGTTTGCCGAAATCAGCCGGCCGGCCTAA
- the rfbD gene encoding dTDP-4-dehydrorhamnose reductase produces MNILVTGANGQLGSEMQRLGAVSPNNYIFTDASELDVTDAGAVRRAAEQTRAEAIVNCAAYTDVERAEENEAAADLLNRLAPANLAAAAAATGATLIHISTDYVFDGRAHTPYTEQAPTAPLSVYGRTKLAGEQAVEASGCSYLILRTAWLYSAFGNNFLKTMLRLTAERESLKVVFDQIGTPTYAGDLALGIFSVIEGGQLRGHEGLYHFSDEGVCSWYDFAVEIAAAAGHDKCRIEPCRTAEYPTKAPRPAYSVLDKGKFKTTFGIEIPHWRESLLYCLKTMQP; encoded by the coding sequence ATGAACATATTAGTAACGGGCGCCAACGGACAACTGGGCAGCGAAATGCAGCGTCTGGGCGCCGTATCGCCCAACAATTACATCTTCACCGACGCATCGGAGCTCGACGTTACCGACGCCGGGGCCGTTCGCCGGGCCGCGGAGCAGACCCGCGCCGAAGCGATCGTCAACTGCGCGGCCTACACCGATGTGGAGCGCGCCGAGGAGAACGAGGCAGCGGCAGATCTCCTGAACCGCCTTGCCCCTGCGAACCTCGCGGCGGCGGCAGCGGCCACGGGAGCCACGCTGATCCACATTTCGACCGACTACGTATTCGACGGGAGGGCCCACACACCCTACACCGAGCAGGCTCCGACGGCGCCGCTGAGCGTCTACGGCCGCACGAAACTCGCCGGGGAACAGGCCGTCGAGGCGTCGGGATGCAGCTATCTGATTCTGCGCACGGCGTGGCTCTACTCGGCATTCGGGAATAATTTTCTGAAAACGATGCTGCGGCTGACGGCCGAACGGGAGTCGCTGAAGGTGGTCTTCGACCAGATCGGAACCCCGACCTACGCCGGAGACCTCGCGCTGGGAATCTTCTCGGTGATCGAGGGCGGACAGCTGCGCGGTCACGAAGGACTATACCACTTCTCGGACGAGGGCGTCTGCTCCTGGTACGACTTCGCCGTGGAGATCGCCGCGGCGGCCGGGCACGACAAATGCCGTATCGAGCCGTGCCGCACGGCGGAGTACCCCACCAAGGCCCCCCGCCCGGCCTACTCGGTCCTCGACAAGGGCAAATTCAAAACGACGTTCGGCATCGAAATCCCCCACTGGCGGGAGTCGCTGCTATATTGTCTGAAAACGATGCAACCATGA
- a CDS encoding GatB/YqeY domain-containing protein, translating to MSLEQQISKGIMEAMKAKDTVRLSALRNAKKYIIEAKTAGPEIAELPDADVLKIISKLAKQGTDSAAIFTEQNRADLASEELAQVAVYQEFLPKQLTPEELTAEVKALIAEVGATSMKEMGKVMGVASKRLAGRADGKDISAKVKELLS from the coding sequence ATGTCGCTGGAACAACAAATCTCGAAAGGGATCATGGAGGCCATGAAGGCCAAGGATACGGTGCGTCTGAGCGCACTGCGCAATGCCAAGAAGTACATCATCGAAGCCAAGACCGCAGGTCCGGAGATCGCCGAACTGCCCGATGCCGACGTGCTGAAAATCATCTCGAAGCTCGCCAAGCAGGGCACCGATTCGGCGGCGATCTTCACCGAGCAGAACCGTGCGGACCTGGCATCGGAGGAGTTGGCTCAGGTGGCCGTATATCAGGAGTTTCTGCCCAAGCAGCTGACGCCGGAGGAGCTGACCGCCGAAGTGAAGGCCCTGATCGCCGAAGTCGGCGCCACGTCGATGAAGGAGATGGGCAAGGTGATGGGCGTTGCGTCCAAAAGGCTCGCAGGCCGCGCCGACGGCAAGGATATTTCGGCCAAGGTGAAGGAGCTGCTGTCGTAA
- the rfbB gene encoding dTDP-glucose 4,6-dehydratase codes for MKRTILITGGAGFIGSHVVRLFVTKYPDYRIVNLDLLTYAGNLANLRDIEDAPNYTFVRGNVCDYDAVRALFAEHAIDGVIHLAAESHVDRSIRDPFTFARTNVLGTLTLLQAAREAWNGAWEGKRFYHISTDEVYGALPLGGGLFTEETRYDPHSPYSASKASSDHFVRAFHDTYGLPTVVTNCSNNYGPCQFPEKLIPLCINNIRHNRPLPVYGRGENVRDWLYVEDHARAIDTIFHRGRDGETYNIGGFNEWRNIDLIRVVIRVTDRLLGRPEGASEKLITYVADRAGHDLRYAIDSRKLNEELGWEPSLQFEEGIEKTVRWYLDNQPWMDNITSGEYERYYEEMYQGR; via the coding sequence ATGAAACGCACCATCCTCATAACCGGCGGCGCCGGATTCATCGGCTCGCACGTCGTGCGGCTGTTCGTCACGAAATATCCCGACTACCGGATCGTCAATCTCGACCTGCTGACCTATGCGGGCAACCTCGCCAACCTCCGCGACATCGAGGACGCCCCCAACTATACCTTCGTCCGGGGCAACGTCTGCGACTACGACGCCGTGCGCGCGCTGTTCGCGGAACACGCCATCGACGGCGTGATCCACCTCGCGGCCGAGAGCCACGTGGACCGTTCGATCCGCGATCCGTTCACTTTCGCACGGACCAACGTCCTGGGAACGCTCACGCTTCTGCAAGCCGCCAGGGAAGCCTGGAACGGCGCATGGGAGGGCAAGCGCTTCTACCACATCTCGACCGACGAGGTGTACGGGGCCCTGCCGCTGGGTGGCGGACTCTTCACCGAGGAGACGCGCTACGACCCCCACAGCCCCTATTCGGCGTCGAAAGCCTCGTCGGACCATTTCGTCAGGGCGTTCCACGACACCTACGGGCTGCCGACAGTAGTCACCAACTGCTCGAACAACTACGGGCCCTGCCAGTTCCCCGAAAAGCTCATCCCGCTGTGCATCAACAACATCCGCCACAACAGACCGCTGCCGGTCTACGGCCGGGGCGAAAATGTCCGCGACTGGCTCTACGTCGAGGACCACGCCCGGGCCATCGACACGATCTTCCACCGGGGCCGCGACGGCGAAACCTACAACATCGGGGGATTCAACGAGTGGCGCAACATCGACCTGATACGGGTTGTCATCCGGGTCACCGACCGCCTGCTGGGGCGTCCCGAGGGGGCTTCGGAGAAGCTGATCACCTACGTCGCCGACCGCGCGGGGCACGATCTGCGCTACGCCATCGACTCGCGCAAACTCAACGAGGAATTAGGCTGGGAACCCTCGCTGCAATTCGAGGAGGGGATCGAAAAGACCGTCCGCTGGTATCTCGACAACCAGCCGTGGATGGACAATATCACCTCCGGGGAATACGAACGCTATTACGAGGAAATGTACCAGGGACGATAA
- a CDS encoding transporter, producing MRLLEHLHRNVKTVAMPTAMVVGALLCRPISALEAWTHQMITPTLIFLMLFVTFCRVKPRQMKPSMLHVWLLLFQTVVCIGVYLALRPLNDIVAQGTMICVLAPVAMAAVVIGGMLGANVATMATYSLLCNMAVALLAPVILTFTGTGTCTFTQILARIAPLLVMPFAAAQFCRFVFPKAAQWVGDHSQISFYMWLASLLVIIGRTTAFIIDLHDASLSTELWLAFAALVICLVQFKVGRMLGRRYGDPAAGGQSLGQKNTVLAVWMAQSFLNPISSIAPTAYIVWQNFVNSYQIWRKDRGK from the coding sequence ATGCGCTTGCTGGAACACCTGCACCGCAACGTGAAGACCGTCGCCATGCCGACGGCTATGGTGGTCGGGGCGTTGCTGTGCCGTCCGATTTCGGCGCTCGAAGCGTGGACGCATCAGATGATCACCCCGACGCTGATCTTTCTGATGCTCTTCGTCACCTTTTGCCGCGTGAAACCCAGGCAGATGAAACCCTCGATGCTGCACGTCTGGCTGCTTTTGTTTCAGACGGTGGTCTGCATCGGGGTCTACCTCGCGCTGCGGCCTCTGAACGACATCGTGGCGCAGGGGACGATGATCTGCGTGCTGGCTCCCGTGGCGATGGCCGCGGTGGTCATCGGCGGCATGCTGGGGGCCAACGTCGCCACGATGGCCACGTACAGTCTGCTGTGCAACATGGCGGTCGCTCTGCTGGCTCCGGTGATCCTCACCTTTACGGGGACCGGGACGTGTACTTTCACGCAGATTCTGGCCCGCATCGCGCCGCTGTTGGTGATGCCTTTCGCCGCGGCGCAGTTCTGCCGTTTCGTCTTTCCGAAGGCGGCGCAGTGGGTCGGGGACCACAGTCAGATTTCGTTTTACATGTGGCTGGCGTCGCTGTTGGTGATCATCGGCCGCACGACGGCTTTCATCATCGACCTGCACGATGCGTCGCTCTCTACGGAGTTGTGGCTCGCTTTCGCCGCGTTGGTGATCTGCCTCGTGCAGTTCAAGGTGGGGCGCATGCTGGGCCGCCGTTACGGCGATCCCGCCGCGGGCGGACAGTCGCTCGGGCAGAAAAATACGGTGCTGGCGGTGTGGATGGCGCAGTCGTTCCTGAATCCCATTTCGTCGATCGCCCCCACGGCGTATATCGTCTGGCAGAACTTCGTGAACTCGTATCAGATATGGAGAAAGGACCGCGGGAAATGA
- a CDS encoding MFS transporter: protein MNRAGRTVYPILLMVCATHLLNDMMQSVIPAVYPLLKEKFGFTFAQIGLITLVFQLTSSLLQPVAGRLADLHPRPYSLAVGMCFTLCGLLALAAALGFSLILVSVGLIGCGSSVFHPESSRVAQLASGGRKGLAQSIFQVGGNAGSALGPLLAALIVIPFGQASIGWFALAALLAIFILVKIGNWYKRQLALSARRPAAAVDAAGPGLSKRKIRNALLILGVLVFSKYFYIASMTNYFTFFLMEKFSMSVQGAQYALFAFLAASAAGTFIGGPVGDRVGRKYVIWGSILGAAPFTLMLPYAGLTGTIVLAVVIGLVISSAFSAILVYATDLMPGKVGMIAGVFFGLMFGLGGLGSAFFGWLADRTSIEFIFRVSTLLPLLGVITGFLPNIELKRDEK, encoded by the coding sequence ATGAATCGGGCGGGCAGGACGGTCTATCCGATCCTGCTGATGGTCTGCGCCACCCATCTGCTCAACGATATGATGCAGTCCGTCATTCCGGCGGTCTATCCGTTGCTCAAAGAGAAATTCGGCTTCACGTTCGCGCAGATCGGCCTCATCACGCTGGTCTTTCAGCTCACCTCGTCGCTCCTGCAACCTGTTGCCGGGCGGTTGGCCGACCTCCATCCGCGGCCCTATTCGCTGGCCGTGGGGATGTGTTTCACGCTGTGCGGGCTGCTCGCGCTCGCCGCCGCGCTCGGATTCTCGCTTATTCTGGTGTCGGTCGGACTGATCGGCTGCGGTTCGTCGGTCTTCCACCCCGAATCCTCGCGCGTGGCCCAGCTCGCCTCGGGAGGCCGCAAAGGACTGGCGCAGTCGATTTTCCAGGTCGGCGGCAATGCCGGAAGCGCCTTGGGACCCCTGCTGGCCGCGCTGATCGTGATTCCGTTCGGGCAGGCTTCGATCGGGTGGTTCGCGCTGGCTGCGCTGTTGGCTATCTTCATCCTCGTGAAGATCGGAAACTGGTACAAACGCCAGTTGGCCCTGTCGGCCCGCAGGCCGGCCGCTGCCGTGGATGCCGCGGGCCCCGGCCTTTCGAAACGGAAAATCCGGAATGCGCTCCTCATCTTGGGCGTGCTGGTCTTTTCGAAGTATTTTTATATCGCTTCGATGACCAACTACTTCACGTTCTTCCTGATGGAGAAGTTCTCGATGTCGGTGCAGGGGGCTCAGTACGCGCTTTTCGCGTTCCTCGCGGCTTCGGCGGCGGGGACTTTCATCGGCGGTCCGGTCGGCGACCGCGTCGGGCGCAAATACGTGATCTGGGGCTCGATCCTCGGCGCGGCTCCCTTTACGCTGATGCTTCCCTATGCGGGTCTGACCGGGACCATCGTGCTGGCCGTCGTCATCGGACTGGTCATCTCGTCGGCTTTCTCGGCCATTCTGGTCTATGCCACCGACCTGATGCCCGGCAAGGTCGGCATGATCGCCGGGGTCTTCTTCGGGCTGATGTTCGGACTGGGCGGCCTCGGCTCGGCCTTCTTCGGGTGGCTGGCCGACCGGACGAGCATCGAATTCATCTTCCGGGTCAGCACTCTGCTGCCCCTGCTGGGTGTCATCACGGGTTTTTTGCCGAACATCGAATTGAAAAGAGATGAAAAATAA